In one window of Xylanivirga thermophila DNA:
- a CDS encoding glycosyltransferase family 4 protein, which yields MEKNGTNPLKDIKTFIRMYSIVNLENVDIVFAYQAKAVVYGCVAAKIAKVEKIYALITGAGSVFNLEGFKGNLIKKILSLQYKIALSCCNCIFFQNMDNEIMFKKMELVKGQNTYIVNGSGINLNYFTPQPLPKDDVFLFIGRLLRDKGILEYLKAARIVKSKYPNAKFQVLGPFDTNPTTIEIKDMEPYIKKGYIEYLGATDDVRPFLKECSVFVLPSYHEGRSRSTIEAMAIGRPIITTDAPGCRETIIDGVNGFLVPVKDVKALAEKMIWMIENKEIREKMARESLKICQDRYDVNKVNKDLLKVMNLYTPNEIVNNSAKN from the coding sequence ATGGAGAAAAACGGTACTAATCCTTTAAAAGATATAAAAACGTTTATAAGAATGTATTCGATAGTCAATTTAGAAAACGTTGATATTGTATTTGCGTATCAGGCTAAAGCAGTTGTTTACGGATGTGTAGCAGCAAAAATAGCTAAAGTTGAGAAAATATATGCATTAATAACAGGTGCCGGTTCTGTATTTAACTTAGAAGGTTTTAAAGGGAATTTAATAAAAAAGATTCTTTCTTTACAATATAAAATTGCTCTTTCGTGTTGCAATTGTATTTTTTTTCAGAATATGGATAACGAAATAATGTTTAAAAAAATGGAATTAGTTAAAGGTCAAAATACTTATATAGTGAATGGTTCTGGGATTAATTTAAATTATTTTACTCCTCAACCTTTACCTAAAGATGATGTTTTCCTGTTTATTGGAAGACTATTGCGCGATAAAGGAATTTTGGAATATCTTAAGGCTGCTAGAATAGTAAAAAGTAAATATCCTAATGCGAAATTTCAAGTATTGGGACCTTTTGATACAAATCCAACTACAATAGAAATAAAAGATATGGAACCATATATAAAAAAAGGTTATATTGAATATTTAGGTGCTACCGATGATGTTAGACCATTTCTTAAAGAGTGCTCAGTATTTGTTCTACCTTCATATCATGAGGGTAGATCCAGGAGTACGATTGAAGCTATGGCCATAGGAAGGCCGATTATAACTACTGATGCTCCTGGATGTCGTGAAACTATAATCGATGGTGTAAACGGCTTTTTAGTTCCAGTAAAAGATGTAAAAGCATTGGCTGAAAAAATGATTTGGATGATAGAAAATAAAGAAATAAGGGAGAAAATGGCTCGAGAGAGTTTAAAAATATGTCAAGATAGATATGATGTGAATAAAGTTAATAAAGATTTATTAAAAGTCATGAATCTATACACCCCCAATGAAATTGTTAACAATTCAGCAAAAAACTAA
- a CDS encoding nucleotide sugar dehydrogenase translates to MNLYESIKNKKEKVSLIGLGYVGMPIAVVFAKKVDVIGFDINKAKIDLYKSGIDPTKEVGDEAIKNTTVEFTSDEIRLREAKFHIVAVPTPVNKDHTPDLTPVKSASKTLGRNLTKGSVVVYESTVYPGVTEDVCVPILEKESGLKCGVDFKVGYSPERINPGDKVHRLETITKIVSGIDEETLDIVAKVYELVVEAGVHRAESIKVAEAAKVIENSQRDINIAFMNELSIIFNKMEIDTQAVLKAAGTKWNFLEFHPGLVGGHCIGVDPYYLTYKAEQMGYHSQIILSGRKINDDMGKYVAESTVKKMIKANKQINGSKVAIFGVTFKENCPDVRNTKVIDIINELEEYGIEVKIADPVADKEDLWQGYRIVLCKAEEITDIDAIIFAVPHEEFKTIKLEDLKKMFRKNINADLMGEVAATVEPGDDIESNSYVLIDVKGMFNRETAENMGFLYWRL, encoded by the coding sequence TTGAATTTATATGAATCGATAAAAAATAAAAAAGAGAAGGTTTCATTAATTGGTTTAGGTTATGTTGGGATGCCAATAGCTGTTGTTTTTGCAAAAAAAGTTGATGTTATAGGTTTTGATATTAATAAAGCTAAAATTGATCTTTATAAATCAGGTATTGATCCAACAAAGGAAGTTGGGGATGAAGCAATAAAAAATACAACAGTAGAGTTTACTTCAGATGAAATTAGACTTAGAGAAGCAAAATTTCACATAGTTGCAGTACCGACCCCTGTAAATAAAGATCATACTCCTGATCTTACGCCAGTCAAGTCTGCTAGTAAAACTCTTGGGAGAAACTTAACAAAAGGCTCTGTAGTAGTATATGAATCTACTGTTTATCCAGGTGTTACGGAAGATGTCTGTGTTCCTATTTTAGAAAAAGAATCAGGTCTAAAATGTGGAGTAGATTTTAAAGTTGGTTACTCTCCTGAACGTATTAATCCCGGCGACAAAGTGCATAGATTAGAAACTATTACAAAAATTGTTTCTGGAATAGATGAAGAAACCCTTGATATAGTTGCTAAAGTCTATGAATTAGTAGTAGAAGCAGGTGTACATAGAGCTGAAAGTATTAAGGTAGCAGAAGCTGCCAAAGTCATAGAAAATTCTCAAAGGGATATAAATATAGCTTTTATGAACGAATTGTCAATTATCTTTAACAAAATGGAAATTGATACACAAGCTGTTCTAAAAGCAGCAGGAACGAAGTGGAATTTTTTAGAATTTCACCCTGGTTTAGTTGGTGGGCATTGTATAGGTGTTGATCCTTACTATCTAACATATAAAGCAGAACAAATGGGATATCATTCACAGATTATATTATCTGGAAGAAAGATAAATGATGATATGGGTAAGTATGTAGCAGAGTCTACGGTTAAGAAAATGATAAAAGCGAATAAACAAATTAATGGTTCTAAAGTAGCTATCTTTGGTGTTACATTTAAAGAAAACTGTCCAGATGTAAGAAACACAAAAGTAATTGATATTATTAATGAATTAGAAGAATATGGGATAGAAGTGAAGATAGCAGATCCAGTTGCTGATAAAGAAGATCTATGGCAAGGTTACAGAATTGTTCTATGCAAAGCGGAAGAAATTACGGATATAGATGCAATTATATTTGCAGTACCTCATGAAGAATTTAAGACTATTAAATTAGAAGATCTAAAGAAGATGTTTAGAAAAAATATTAATGCTGATTTAATGGGTGAAGTTGCTGCAACAGTTGAACCGGGTGATGATATTGAAAGTAACAGCTATGTGCTAATAGATGTTAAGGGCATGTTCAATAGAGAAACAGCAGAAAATATGGGCTTTTTATACTGGAGGTTATAA
- a CDS encoding SDR family oxidoreductase, translated as MGYENIKFSERSKFLVTGAAGFIGSNLVEAILKLGYQVRGLDNFSTGKRENIDLFKDNPNFEFLEGDIRNLDTCMAACDGIDYVLNQAAWGSVPRSIEMPLLYEEINIRGTLNMMEASCQNNVKKFVYASSSSVYGDEPNLPKKEGIEGNLLSPYALTKRVDEEYGKLYTKLYGLDTYGLRYFNVFGRRQDPNGAYAAVIPKFIKQLLNNERPTINGDGKQSRDFTYIENVIEANLKACIAPHEAAGQAFNVAYGGREYLIDIYHVLCKALDKDIEPIFGPDRKGDIKHSNADISKAKEMLGYNPEWSFERGVEAAIEWYKEKLCN; from the coding sequence ATGGGGTATGAAAATATAAAGTTCTCAGAAAGATCTAAATTTTTAGTTACTGGAGCAGCGGGTTTTATTGGTTCAAATTTAGTCGAGGCAATACTAAAATTGGGATATCAAGTAAGGGGTCTTGATAATTTTTCAACGGGTAAAAGAGAAAATATAGATTTATTTAAAGATAATCCCAATTTTGAATTTCTAGAAGGAGATATTAGAAATTTAGATACGTGCATGGCTGCTTGTGATGGAATAGATTATGTACTAAATCAAGCAGCATGGGGAAGTGTGCCAAGAAGCATAGAGATGCCTTTATTATATGAAGAAATCAATATTAGAGGAACACTTAATATGATGGAAGCTTCATGTCAAAACAATGTTAAGAAATTTGTGTATGCTTCCAGTTCATCAGTATATGGTGATGAACCAAACTTACCAAAGAAGGAAGGAATAGAAGGAAATCTATTATCTCCATATGCACTTACTAAGAGAGTAGATGAGGAATATGGTAAGCTTTATACCAAGTTATATGGATTAGATACTTACGGTTTACGTTATTTTAATGTATTTGGTAGAAGGCAAGATCCAAATGGAGCTTATGCAGCAGTTATTCCCAAATTTATTAAACAATTATTAAATAATGAAAGACCGACTATTAATGGTGATGGAAAACAAAGTAGAGATTTTACTTACATAGAAAATGTAATTGAGGCAAATCTCAAGGCATGTATAGCTCCACATGAAGCAGCAGGACAAGCATTTAATGTTGCTTATGGCGGTAGAGAGTATTTAATTGATATTTATCATGTTCTATGTAAGGCTTTAGACAAAGATATTGAGCCTATTTTTGGGCCTGATAGGAAAGGCGATATTAAACATAGTAATGCTGATATAAGCAAAGCAAAAGAAATGTTAGGATATAATCCTGAGTGGAGTTTTGAGAGAGGAGTTGAAGCTGCAATAGAATGGTATAAGGAAAAGCTGTGTAATTGA
- a CDS encoding glycosyltransferase, with translation MKKLCIFTLYDTNGASSYYRMYMFKKEFEHNFEVYWFHFWDNNYVDKFMENKEKYAILIALQYFFSCIKRIFQLIFIAPSCDIIIFQKAIIPKFKINIIRFLKRKGIKIIFDVDDAIYLNSKDNSDDIAKLCDVVVVGNEVLKQHYMPYCNNIKLLPTVDFTPIYKKYYCDTFLNKCIGWIGSQVTIDNLDLLIEPINLFIEKHPEVNFKFICNEPYGYDKKIKNSKFVKWNRETYIKEMQEFTIGVMPLKNNEFNSGKCGFKLIQYLNMKKPVVASNVGINKKIVSSNGLIANTKEEWLEAFENILYDNLKYYNCIRNIEDEFFENYHYKNIANQWLKILLY, from the coding sequence TTGAAAAAGCTATGTATATTTACGCTATATGATACTAATGGAGCATCATCATATTATAGAATGTATATGTTCAAAAAGGAATTTGAACATAATTTTGAAGTTTATTGGTTTCATTTTTGGGATAACAATTATGTTGATAAGTTTATGGAAAATAAAGAAAAATATGCAATTTTAATTGCTTTACAATATTTTTTCAGTTGTATCAAGCGAATATTCCAACTCATTTTTATAGCACCAAGTTGTGACATAATTATCTTTCAAAAAGCAATTATACCAAAATTTAAAATAAATATAATTAGATTTCTAAAGAGAAAAGGAATTAAAATTATTTTTGATGTAGACGATGCGATCTATTTAAATAGTAAGGATAACTCAGATGATATAGCTAAGCTGTGTGATGTTGTAGTTGTAGGAAATGAAGTCCTAAAGCAACATTACATGCCTTATTGTAATAATATTAAATTGTTACCTACAGTTGATTTCACCCCGATATATAAAAAATACTATTGTGATACGTTTTTAAACAAATGTATAGGTTGGATTGGAAGTCAGGTAACAATTGATAATTTGGATCTGTTAATTGAGCCAATAAACCTATTCATTGAGAAACATCCTGAAGTAAATTTTAAATTTATTTGCAATGAACCTTATGGATATGATAAAAAAATTAAAAACTCTAAATTTGTTAAATGGAATAGAGAAACATATATTAAAGAGATGCAAGAATTTACAATAGGAGTCATGCCTTTAAAAAATAATGAATTCAATTCAGGAAAATGTGGATTTAAGTTAATACAATATTTAAATATGAAAAAACCAGTTGTAGCTAGTAATGTAGGTATTAATAAAAAAATTGTTTCTTCTAATGGATTAATTGCCAATACAAAAGAAGAATGGCTAGAAGCCTTTGAAAATATTTTATATGATAATCTTAAATATTATAATTGTATTAGAAATATTGAAGATGAGTTTTTTGAAAATTATCATTATAAAAATATAGCTAATCAGTGGTTAAAAATATTATTATACTAA
- a CDS encoding O-antigen polymerase gives MIYILLFILLVMVILSYFLCNKNILSPSFISCAMYLIGTIVVYTYRIKWSVIINANTVLIIICFLLFILVGDVLASSIKKGFTQFNNNQTYYFKIGNSLMVFIIAFMICGLIYYTRSVIQLSQLGGGSGDYSQMLGYARHAKNNLGFKMSTSAIIIFWICEGLFYISTYIFINNIFNCKSKITKELKYLFPIILYTFMAILSTGRTLIMREFIFIVVIIVVFKYRHINWSAKFNKKIIKIISIVISAFFILFYYLGLLTGKSSNKEFFDYIAVYFGSSIAALNEYMKYPFRSTDFLWGGHTLFGFYTILRKVLSFIPNLSTPLEFTILGSMYATNIYTPIRRYYQDFGYIGVIIIAFFIGFYYKKFLLKIKYKPSNISTILYAYAFFPIVEIMIEERVFMDLLTIKSIFIVVFITIMYRLLVKGYLIE, from the coding sequence TTGATATACATATTACTTTTTATCTTACTAGTTATGGTAATCTTATCATATTTTTTATGTAATAAAAATATTTTATCGCCTAGTTTCATCAGTTGTGCGATGTATTTAATAGGCACTATTGTTGTCTATACTTATAGAATAAAGTGGTCGGTAATTATTAATGCCAATACAGTTCTAATAATTATTTGTTTTTTATTATTTATATTGGTAGGAGATGTTTTAGCATCCTCAATAAAAAAAGGATTCACTCAATTTAACAACAATCAAACATATTATTTTAAAATAGGAAATTCTCTTATGGTATTCATTATTGCTTTTATGATATGTGGGCTAATTTATTATACTAGATCAGTAATTCAATTAAGTCAGCTTGGAGGTGGATCAGGAGATTATAGTCAGATGCTAGGGTATGCACGTCATGCTAAAAATAACTTAGGCTTTAAAATGAGTACATCTGCCATTATTATATTCTGGATATGTGAAGGATTATTTTATATATCAACATATATTTTTATTAACAATATATTTAATTGTAAATCAAAGATTACTAAGGAATTAAAATATTTATTTCCGATAATTTTGTATACATTTATGGCAATTCTATCCACTGGAAGGACGCTTATAATGCGAGAGTTTATTTTCATTGTAGTTATTATTGTGGTATTTAAATATCGCCATATCAATTGGAGTGCTAAATTTAATAAGAAAATCATCAAGATAATTTCTATTGTTATTAGTGCTTTTTTTATTTTATTCTACTATTTGGGATTATTAACAGGGAAATCTAGTAATAAAGAATTTTTTGATTACATTGCTGTATATTTTGGTAGCTCTATTGCTGCACTTAATGAGTATATGAAATATCCTTTTAGAAGTACAGACTTCCTATGGGGAGGGCATACTTTATTTGGTTTTTATACTATTCTTAGAAAGGTTTTGAGTTTTATTCCGAATTTATCAACACCTCTTGAATTTACTATATTAGGGAGTATGTATGCAACTAATATTTATACACCAATCAGAAGGTATTACCAAGATTTTGGATATATCGGTGTAATTATTATAGCCTTTTTTATAGGCTTTTATTATAAAAAGTTCCTTCTAAAGATTAAATATAAACCATCTAATATATCAACTATCCTATATGCATATGCTTTTTTTCCGATTGTAGAGATCATGATTGAAGAGCGTGTTTTCATGGATTTGCTCACAATTAAATCGATATTTATTGTAGTATTTATTACAATAATGTACCGATTATTAGTAAAAGGTTATTTGATTGAATAA
- a CDS encoding glycosyltransferase family 2 protein produces the protein MIVGGIVLYNPNIGILKENIKSIYSQVYRLVLIDNNSNIEIRNEVIKLIRLYENIRIIQNDKNEGIAKALNQVMEFAESINAEWAITLDQDSVCPPNLIATYEKYTNLADVAIITPVIIDRNDRTRDYNTSYDHQEIERCITSAALNNIKVWRNVGKFDEKMFIDFVDFEYSYRVREYGYKILRINKINLLHRLGDLKIKYIGKKKICVGNHNALRKYYYVKNACYCHRRHKILYPAKSMIFDICKLTIKIILYENEKKQKLRHVVKGIKDGLVIPINR, from the coding sequence TTGATAGTAGGTGGTATAGTCTTGTATAATCCAAATATTGGGATCTTAAAAGAAAATATCAAATCGATTTATTCACAAGTTTATAGATTAGTTCTCATTGATAATAATTCCAATATTGAAATAAGAAATGAAGTGATAAAACTTATTCGGCTATATGAAAACATAAGAATAATACAAAATGATAAGAATGAGGGAATTGCAAAAGCATTAAATCAGGTGATGGAATTTGCTGAAAGCATTAATGCAGAATGGGCGATCACTTTAGACCAAGACTCTGTATGTCCTCCAAATTTAATAGCTACATATGAGAAATATACTAATTTAGCTGATGTAGCAATAATTACACCAGTAATTATTGATAGAAATGACAGAACCAGAGATTATAATACAAGTTATGATCATCAAGAGATTGAAAGATGTATTACTTCTGCTGCTTTGAATAATATCAAGGTTTGGAGAAATGTAGGCAAATTTGATGAAAAAATGTTTATTGATTTTGTTGACTTTGAATATTCCTATAGGGTAAGAGAATATGGATATAAAATATTACGTATAAATAAAATTAATTTATTACATAGGTTAGGAGACCTTAAGATTAAGTATATTGGGAAAAAGAAAATATGTGTAGGAAATCATAACGCTTTAAGGAAATATTATTACGTTAAAAACGCTTGTTATTGTCATAGAAGGCATAAAATATTATACCCAGCAAAATCTATGATTTTTGATATCTGTAAATTAACTATAAAAATAATACTATATGAAAATGAAAAAAAACAAAAATTAAGACATGTTGTCAAAGGTATTAAAGATGGATTAGTAATACCTATAAACAGGTAG
- the rfbA gene encoding glucose-1-phosphate thymidylyltransferase RfbA translates to MKGIILAGGSGTRLYPLTMITSKQLLPIYDKPMIYYPLSTLMLAEIKDILIISTPQDLPNFEKLLGAGSQFGVKLSYKEQPSPDGLAQAFIIGEDFVGDDTCAMVLGDNIFYGNGLTSMLKKATENAENGQATIFGYYVHDPERFGIVEFDEGGKVISVEEKPKKPKSNYCITGLYFYDNRVVKYAKQVKPSARGELEITDLNRIYLEDGTLNVQLLGRGYAWLDTGTMDSLVEAADFVQMIEKRQGIKISAPEEIAYINNWIDKETILKSAERYGKSPYGEHLKRVAEGKIRY, encoded by the coding sequence ATGAAAGGAATAATTTTAGCTGGAGGATCAGGTACTAGACTTTATCCACTGACAATGATAACAAGTAAACAATTATTACCTATATACGACAAACCAATGATATACTATCCACTTTCTACTCTTATGTTAGCAGAAATTAAAGATATATTAATAATCTCAACTCCTCAGGACTTACCTAACTTTGAGAAATTATTAGGAGCTGGAAGTCAATTTGGCGTTAAGTTATCATACAAAGAACAACCATCACCTGATGGACTAGCACAGGCATTTATAATAGGTGAGGATTTTGTAGGCGATGATACTTGTGCGATGGTATTAGGTGATAATATATTTTATGGAAATGGTCTCACATCTATGTTAAAAAAGGCGACAGAGAATGCAGAAAATGGACAAGCTACTATTTTTGGATACTATGTTCACGATCCTGAGAGGTTTGGTATTGTAGAATTTGATGAAGGTGGAAAAGTTATTTCGGTGGAAGAGAAGCCTAAAAAACCTAAATCTAATTATTGTATTACAGGGTTATATTTCTACGATAATCGTGTAGTTAAATATGCAAAACAAGTTAAACCTTCAGCAAGAGGAGAACTTGAAATTACTGACTTAAATCGGATATATCTTGAAGATGGAACACTTAATGTGCAACTTTTAGGAAGGGGTTATGCTTGGCTAGATACTGGGACTATGGACAGTTTGGTTGAAGCAGCAGATTTTGTACAGATGATCGAGAAACGTCAAGGCATAAAGATTTCTGCACCAGAAGAAATTGCTTATATTAATAATTGGATAGATAAAGAAACCATTTTAAAGTCAGCTGAAAGATATGGCAAGTCTCCTTATGGAGAACATCTAAAGCGAGTAGCCGAGGGGAAGATTAGATATTAG
- the rfbD gene encoding dTDP-4-dehydrorhamnose reductase — protein sequence MKRLNELGIEAIGVCRNDFDITNKKQTQEYILKNNPDIVVHCAAYTAVDKAEDEKEKCYAINVEGTRNIAEACKKIDAKMVYISTDYVFDGQGIEPQLENKITNPINYYGFSKERGEQIVRDILRKHFIVRTSWVYGKNGTNFVKTMLRLAETKDEINVVNDQVGAPTYTKDLAVLVCDMIQTTKYGTYHGVNEGYCSWYDFALAIFKKVGIDIKVNPVSTSEYVTKAKRPLNSRLYKANLDKNGFKRLPEWRDALDRYLEELQ from the coding sequence GTGAAAAGACTAAATGAACTAGGAATAGAAGCAATTGGTGTTTGCAGAAATGATTTCGATATAACTAATAAAAAGCAGACACAAGAATATATCCTAAAAAACAATCCGGATATAGTAGTACATTGTGCAGCATATACTGCTGTAGATAAAGCAGAAGATGAAAAAGAAAAATGTTATGCGATTAATGTAGAAGGAACAAGAAATATTGCAGAGGCATGTAAGAAGATAGATGCGAAAATGGTATACATTAGTACTGATTATGTATTTGATGGACAAGGTATAGAGCCACAATTAGAAAATAAAATAACTAATCCAATTAATTACTATGGTTTCTCTAAAGAACGAGGAGAACAAATTGTTAGAGACATACTTAGAAAACACTTTATAGTTAGAACTTCGTGGGTGTATGGTAAAAATGGAACTAATTTCGTTAAGACCATGTTAAGATTAGCAGAGACAAAAGATGAAATCAACGTTGTTAATGATCAGGTAGGGGCACCAACATATACAAAAGATTTAGCAGTTCTTGTTTGTGATATGATTCAAACTACTAAATATGGAACATATCATGGGGTGAATGAGGGCTATTGTAGCTGGTATGATTTTGCCTTAGCAATATTTAAAAAAGTTGGTATCGATATAAAGGTAAATCCTGTATCTACATCGGAATATGTTACTAAGGCAAAAAGACCTCTGAACTCTAGATTATATAAGGCAAACCTAGACAAAAATGGATTTAAAAGATTACCAGAGTGGAGAGATGCTTTGGATAGATATTTAGAAGAATTGCAATAA
- a CDS encoding lipopolysaccharide biosynthesis protein, with product MNSKAISFLKNFSYTLSSNLISLLISTVVTLIVPKLIGVEEYGYWQLYLFYSSYLGFLHFGWIDGIYLRYGGAEYDKLDRKLFFSSLLCYYVIIKSAVEGIMIWVISGSLVLDTDRSFIIKMVALVLVIVNTRAMILFILQAPNRIKEYARVTMSDRILYIILIIFFLLVGIRDYKLMIVADLIENYYH from the coding sequence TTGAATAGTAAAGCTATTAGTTTTCTTAAAAATTTTTCATATACATTATCATCCAACTTGATATCACTTCTAATTTCAACCGTAGTTACGTTGATTGTACCAAAGCTAATTGGAGTAGAAGAATATGGATATTGGCAGCTTTATCTGTTCTATTCATCATACTTAGGATTTTTACATTTTGGCTGGATTGATGGTATTTATCTGAGATATGGTGGGGCAGAGTATGATAAGCTTGATAGAAAGTTATTTTTTTCCAGTTTATTATGTTATTATGTTATTATCAAGTCAGCTGTTGAAGGAATAATGATTTGGGTTATCTCTGGCTCGTTAGTTCTAGATACTGATAGGAGTTTTATAATTAAAATGGTAGCTCTAGTATTAGTCATTGTCAATACGAGAGCCATGATTCTTTTTATTCTTCAGGCACCCAATAGAATCAAAGAATATGCCAGAGTAACTATGTCAGATAGAATTCTATATATTATTTTAATTATCTTCTTCTTATTAGTTGGTATTAGGGACTATAAGTTAATGATTGTTGCTGATTTGATTGAAAACTATTATCACTAA
- the istA gene encoding IS21 family transposase produces the protein MITLDQKAEILLKYFRENKSQRAISKELGISRTTVQKYIKEFQSKNERLQELAKGEERNKAEILLLIEEMASKPKYDTSNRKKVKLTDEVMEEIDKLILLNERNKELGRAKQLMKKIDVHEALIDKGYDIGYTTVCNYIKETYEQKEAYVRQEYTLGEVLEFDWGEVKLTINGKNTTLNMGLFTTAKGSYHYARLYHNQKMENFLDIHVKCFNHIGGVHREIVYDNMKQAVKRFVCRNKKEATEDLIKISLYYGFKYRFCNVASGNEKGHVERGIEFVRRKVFSSKSEFDSVEEANKHLKETLDKLNSRERNWLKNKSPKDILGKELDYLLPLKPSYDTARRIEVRVNKYSVINIDQNKYSVPDYLVGKFVMAKIYLDTIEIFYKDKLIASHKRSYLNHNWTVDINHFIHTLKKKPGALHSCVGRHQLSPELQEVYQKYYTNNPKDFIVLLELIKEKDLESVLDAIKELEKIKVEMVNTDNIKNIIFKSPTMDNPLGSEDISIQKASLEQISILNEMFKLNSVGGYEN, from the coding sequence GTGATAACACTGGACCAGAAAGCAGAAATATTACTAAAATATTTCAGAGAAAATAAGTCACAAAGGGCAATAAGTAAAGAGCTTGGCATTTCAAGAACCACAGTACAAAAATACATTAAGGAATTTCAATCTAAAAATGAAAGATTGCAAGAATTAGCAAAAGGCGAAGAAAGAAATAAAGCTGAAATACTTCTTTTAATTGAAGAAATGGCATCTAAACCTAAATATGATACTAGTAACAGGAAAAAAGTAAAATTAACAGATGAGGTAATGGAAGAGATAGATAAGCTTATCTTGCTAAATGAAAGAAATAAAGAGCTGGGAAGAGCTAAGCAACTAATGAAAAAGATAGACGTACATGAAGCCTTAATAGATAAGGGATATGATATTGGATATACAACAGTCTGCAACTACATAAAAGAAACTTATGAACAAAAAGAAGCATATGTTAGGCAAGAATATACTTTAGGAGAAGTATTAGAATTTGATTGGGGTGAAGTTAAGCTTACCATTAATGGGAAAAATACTACCTTAAACATGGGACTTTTCACAACTGCAAAAGGTTCATACCATTATGCAAGGCTTTACCATAATCAAAAGATGGAGAATTTCTTAGATATTCATGTAAAGTGTTTTAATCACATTGGGGGTGTTCATAGGGAAATAGTTTATGACAATATGAAACAAGCAGTAAAAAGATTTGTATGTAGAAATAAAAAAGAAGCCACTGAAGACTTAATTAAAATATCCTTGTACTATGGCTTTAAATACAGGTTCTGTAATGTAGCTAGTGGTAATGAAAAAGGCCATGTAGAAAGAGGAATAGAATTTGTCAGGAGAAAGGTTTTCTCAAGTAAAAGTGAATTTGATTCAGTAGAGGAAGCAAACAAACACCTAAAAGAAACACTAGATAAACTTAATTCTAGAGAAAGAAACTGGTTAAAAAACAAGAGTCCAAAAGATATCCTAGGGAAAGAATTGGATTATCTACTACCATTAAAACCATCTTACGATACAGCTAGAAGAATAGAAGTTAGAGTTAATAAATATAGCGTAATTAATATAGATCAAAACAAATATTCAGTACCAGATTACCTTGTAGGTAAATTTGTGATGGCTAAAATATATCTAGACACAATAGAAATATTCTACAAAGATAAGCTAATAGCAAGCCATAAAAGATCATACTTAAATCACAACTGGACAGTAGACATAAATCATTTTATCCATACATTAAAAAAGAAGCCTGGAGCGCTGCATTCTTGTGTAGGTAGACATCAGCTCTCTCCAGAACTTCAAGAAGTATATCAAAAATATTATACTAATAATCCTAAGGATTTCATAGTACTTTTAGAACTGATAAAAGAAAAAGATTTAGAAAGTGTGTTAGATGCCATAAAAGAACTAGAAAAAATCAAGGTAGAGATGGTAAATACAGACAATATCAAAAATATAATTTTCAAATCTCCCACTATGGATAATCCTTTGGGAAGTGAAGATATATCAATACAAAAAGCATCTTTGGAGCAAATTTCAATTTTAAATGAGATGTTTAAACTAAATTCGGTGGGAGGTTATGAAAATTGA